The sequence CTCCGATGTGTTCTCTGAGTTTTCCCGCATTTCTGAGCTGTTCCGCTCTGCCTTCGCACAACGCCCAGAAGAAAATGGATACTGTTCTGTCCTACCCGACTCCGACCCGGATTATCTGGCGTTGGTCCCAGTCCCGGAGCCTGAATCCCACCTCTCGAACGCTATCGCTCCCTGCACCCGTAAGTATGAGCAGCGGTCTGCTGAACTCGTTCGGGTCACTGATATGAAATCCGAAGATCAGAGGTACTATCGCGAGTTAATTCGTAAAACCCGGAGTCTCTACGATTCGTTACGGGTGTTTGCTGTTGTTGGAGATGAAAAGCACAAGAATGTTGATAATGGGCTCTTTCTGAATAAGCGGACGAGGGCGGACTTAAAAGCTGCGGCATTGATGCGAGGGCAAGGAT is a genomic window of Primulina huaijiensis isolate GDHJ02 unplaced genomic scaffold, ASM1229523v2 scaffold201847, whole genome shotgun sequence containing:
- the LOC140966197 gene encoding histone-lysine N-methyltransferase family member SUVH9-like, which gives rise to NLCPDPAAPKIVPKIEPKLEFMDESFPPAPPPPMSTPPPQSPPATSDVFSEFSRISELFRSAFAQRPEENGYCSVLPDSDPDYLALVPVPEPESHLSNAIAPCTRKYEQRSAELVRVTDMKSEDQRYYRELIRKTRSLYDSLRVFAVVGDEKHKNVDNGLFLNKRTRADLKAAALMRGQGLWLNRDKRIVGDIPGV